The genomic segment TCCATCAACATTCAAGATACGTTCTTGAACCAATTGCGTAAAGATAACATTCCCGTTACAGTCTTCCTGATGAACGGGTTCCAAATCCGGGGCGTTATTAAAGCGTTTGACAACTTCACCATTATTATTGACAGCGAAGGCCGTCAACAAATGGTGTACAAGCATGCCATTTCGACGTTTACTCCGCAGCGAAATGTATCTCTCATGCAGGACAACAGCAGCTCTGACTCGTAAGGCGCACGTTATTAGTGAAACTTTCTAATAGCGGTCTGCGTTTAACTAGATAGCGGAAGGAAAGGGCAGCCCGCTTTAATAGGGGTTGTCCTTTTCATTCCGGGGGTATAAATAAGAAGACAGACAGCTTCTAAGAAGAAGCGCAGGAGGGGAGTCACAATGGCTGATCGCAGGCAAAGAACACAACCTGAGAAGAAAACAAAGCCTAAGAAGAAAAGAAGAATGTCGGGGAAAACATGGTTTTTCCTGTTGTTTTTCACTGTAGTTATAGCTATCGTGTGCGGGATCATCGGATATTCGCTTATTATTTTGAATGGTGAGCGGTTGCTGAAGGAAAGAGCCGATATGATGGTTATGGGCGAAGCATCCATTGTTTATGATGCGAATGGAGATGAAATTTCCCGATTGTCCACGCCGGAAGAAAATCGTGAAATTGCCGAATACGATGAAATTCCGAAAGAAATGATGAACGCCGTAGTGGCGACGGAGGATCAGCGGTTTTACGAGCATGCCGGCATCGACTTTTTTGCAATTGGTCGGGCACTCGTCAAGGACGTTATCGCTCGCAGCGCGGTCGAGGGCGGAAGTACGATTACCCAGCAGCTAGCTAAAAATATGTTTTTATCCTCGGATAAGACATTGTTCCGGAAAGCGACGGAAGCTTCGATTGCTGTCGCATTGGAAAACAACAATACGAAGGAAGAAATATTGACGCTTTATTTAAACCGGATATACTTCGGCAAAGGCATTTACGGCGTCAAGGGAGCTGCAAAGTATTATTTTAATACCGAGCTGAAAGACTTGAAGCTGTGGCAAATGGCGACGCTCGCCGGCATGCCGAAAGCGCCAAGCCGCTACAACCCGGTTAATGATGCGGAAGGCTCCAAGGTGCGCCGTGGAGTTGTGCTTCAGCTGATGTACGACCAGGGCTACATTACGAAGGACGAAATGGACGAGGCGAAGGCCGTTGATTATGTGACTCCGCCAACCGTAGAGCAAAGCAAGGACGAGCCTTATAAAGCTTTTGTTGACTACGCAGTGGAAGAAGCTTTGAGAGTTATGCCGGATATGACCGAAACGGATCTGCGTATTGGCGGTTACCGGATCTATACGACGCTCAACCCAACAGCGCAAAGCGTCGTTGAGAAAGAATTTGCCGACGACTCCAACTTTGAAGAAAGCGTCGACGATAAGAAGGTTCAAGGCGCAATGGTCATTATCGACCATCGGGACGGGGCCATCCAAGCCATCGCAGGCGGCCGCGATTATGAACGCAAAGGCTTGAACCGCGTCGAATTGCCGCGTCAGCCGGGATCGGCGTTCAAGCCGATTACTTCTTACGGCCCGGCGCTGGAAACCGGTCAATATTTCCCGTG from the Paenibacillus sp. BIHB 4019 genome contains:
- the hfq gene encoding RNA chaperone Hfq: MNKSINIQDTFLNQLRKDNIPVTVFLMNGFQIRGVIKAFDNFTIIIDSEGRQQMVYKHAISTFTPQRNVSLMQDNSSSDS